The following coding sequences lie in one Niabella agricola genomic window:
- a CDS encoding DUF1259 domain-containing protein: protein MKTYFLFLAIAILSCNQPPAADKDGRKDTDSTTVRCDPGTSKLDIAKIETITGMKGTEKNGEYKITVPQNDLRVMVDGFRITPPMGLGSWAAFTPCGDSAMVMGDIIVTGTDLGPVQQEVIRQGFSITAIHNHFVRNQPAVMYMHIDRSADVATLAAGVRAIFARVAKTRGADPKAAPADSVTNTIPLAALDSIIGHKGEMNKGVYKYTIGRPDVSLTEHGISVSSFMGFNTWAAWQGTLEKAAVAGDFTMLENEVTPVIKALVENGIEVVAVHNHMVHETPKVFFLHYWGTGNALQLARGLKAALDKTGTR, encoded by the coding sequence ATGAAAACGTATTTTCTCTTCCTGGCCATTGCCATTTTAAGCTGTAATCAACCCCCTGCTGCTGATAAAGATGGCAGGAAGGATACGGATAGTACAACTGTCCGCTGCGACCCGGGTACCAGTAAACTGGACATTGCAAAAATAGAAACGATCACCGGCATGAAGGGTACAGAGAAGAACGGGGAGTATAAAATTACCGTACCTCAGAATGATCTGAGGGTGATGGTAGACGGCTTCCGCATCACCCCGCCCATGGGTTTGGGCAGTTGGGCCGCTTTTACACCCTGCGGGGATAGTGCCATGGTGATGGGGGATATTATTGTAACCGGAACCGATCTGGGGCCGGTACAGCAGGAAGTGATCCGGCAGGGCTTTTCTATTACGGCTATTCACAATCACTTTGTACGCAACCAGCCGGCTGTGATGTATATGCATATCGACCGGTCGGCCGACGTAGCCACACTTGCTGCCGGAGTTAGAGCCATCTTTGCCAGGGTAGCCAAAACGCGGGGTGCGGATCCAAAGGCAGCACCGGCTGATAGCGTGACCAATACCATACCCCTCGCCGCGCTGGACAGCATCATTGGTCACAAGGGAGAAATGAATAAAGGCGTTTACAAATACACCATTGGCCGGCCGGATGTATCCCTTACCGAGCATGGTATTTCCGTAAGCAGCTTTATGGGTTTTAATACCTGGGCGGCCTGGCAGGGCACACTGGAAAAAGCAGCTGTTGCGGGCGATTTTACAATGCTCGAAAACGAGGTAACCCCGGTTATAAAAGCATTGGTCGAAAACGGCATTGAAGTAGTGGCGGTGCACAACCACATGGTGCACGAAACACCAAAAGTATTCTTCCTGCATTATTGGGGCACCGGCAATGCCCTGCAGCTGGCCCGAGGGCTTAAAGCAGCGCTGGATAAAACAGGCACCCGTTAA
- a CDS encoding response regulator, whose amino-acid sequence MIKKVLIAEDHESVSISIQKTLEALHMDQIDHVYYCDDALMKIQEARQQHHSYDILITDLYFEKDHRDQQIDNGATLIAAARKAQPDLKVLVFSAESKAAIIETLFDQLEIDGYVRKARGDARELKKALEHIKAGQRYYPRHLLQQVKQVNHYAFTPLDITIIALMTQGKRQQEIADHLKKSKIQPSSLSSIEKRLTLMKDALNFSTNEQLIAYCVKLGVV is encoded by the coding sequence ATGATCAAAAAAGTATTGATAGCAGAAGACCATGAAAGCGTTAGCATTTCCATCCAGAAAACCCTGGAAGCGCTTCATATGGATCAGATCGACCATGTTTATTATTGCGATGATGCGTTGATGAAGATTCAAGAGGCCAGGCAACAGCACCATTCGTATGATATCCTGATTACGGATCTTTATTTTGAAAAGGATCACCGCGATCAGCAAATCGACAACGGAGCTACCCTTATTGCCGCAGCCCGGAAGGCACAGCCGGATCTGAAAGTGCTGGTGTTTTCGGCAGAAAGCAAGGCCGCCATTATTGAAACGCTGTTTGATCAGTTGGAAATTGACGGGTATGTCCGCAAGGCCCGCGGAGATGCCCGGGAGCTCAAAAAGGCACTGGAACATATAAAAGCAGGACAGCGGTATTATCCCCGGCACCTGCTGCAGCAGGTAAAGCAGGTAAATCATTATGCTTTTACACCTTTGGATATTACCATTATAGCACTTATGACCCAGGGAAAACGCCAGCAGGAAATAGCGGATCATTTAAAAAAAAGCAAGATACAACCCTCCAGTTTAAGCAGCATTGAAAAGCGGCTCACCCTCATGAAGGATGCGCTCAACTTTTCCACCAACGAACAGTTAATTGCCTACTGTGTAAAGCTGGGCGTTGTCTGA
- a CDS encoding type I restriction endonuclease — MENDLKLKLEQLHQRVDALKEQINTEEATKNAFVMPFIQAIGYDIFNPTEVIPEFICDIGTKKGEKIDYVIKKDGEPVLIIECKHWKEKADAHNSQLHRYYHVSKSRFGVLTNGLVYNFYADLERPNIMDDKPFFTLELANLKDSSIKLLEKFTKQGYNLTDILDSAEDLKYIKAIRNEFEKELQEPSDELVKLLVNRFFEKPLTASRLASFKEYTRRALSNSINESINSRLKSALNINEKSPSKSDQPEVAPVDGNPELPKFITTEEETEGSQIIKAILREVVPAGRIAFRDTQSYFGILLDDNNRKPLARLHFNFSKKYLELFHNGKDNGEKKLLESLDDIYRYRKELLATVNHYQQKNEVEVPSDEN; from the coding sequence ATGGAGAATGACTTAAAACTAAAGCTGGAACAGCTGCACCAACGAGTAGATGCATTAAAAGAACAGATCAATACCGAAGAAGCTACAAAAAATGCCTTTGTAATGCCCTTTATCCAGGCCATCGGTTACGATATTTTTAACCCTACCGAGGTCATACCGGAATTCATTTGTGATATCGGGACTAAGAAAGGCGAAAAGATCGACTATGTTATTAAAAAAGATGGCGAGCCGGTGCTGATCATCGAGTGCAAGCATTGGAAAGAGAAGGCAGATGCGCATAATTCCCAGCTGCACCGGTATTATCATGTTTCCAAGTCGCGGTTTGGTGTGCTAACGAATGGACTGGTCTATAATTTTTATGCGGACCTGGAGCGTCCGAATATTATGGACGATAAGCCTTTTTTTACCCTGGAGCTGGCCAACCTGAAGGACTCCAGTATCAAGCTGCTCGAAAAATTCACCAAACAGGGGTATAATCTTACCGACATTCTTGACTCGGCGGAGGACCTGAAATATATTAAGGCCATCCGCAACGAATTTGAAAAAGAGCTGCAGGAGCCTTCCGATGAATTGGTGAAGCTATTGGTGAACCGCTTTTTTGAAAAGCCGTTAACAGCCTCCCGGCTGGCCAGTTTTAAGGAATATACCCGGAGGGCCCTGTCTAACTCGATCAATGAGTCTATCAATTCACGGCTGAAGAGCGCATTAAATATCAACGAAAAGTCCCCGTCAAAATCGGACCAACCGGAAGTGGCCCCGGTTGACGGCAACCCGGAACTGCCAAAATTTATTACCACTGAGGAGGAAACAGAAGGTTCGCAGATCATCAAAGCCATTTTAAGAGAAGTGGTACCCGCCGGCAGGATCGCTTTCAGGGATACACAATCTTATTTTGGTATTTTGTTGGATGATAATAACCGGAAGCCGCTGGCCAGACTGCATTTCAACTTTTCCAAAAAATACCTGGAGCTTTTTCATAATGGGAAAGATAACGGTGAAAAGAAGTTACTGGAATCGCTGGACGATATTTACCGGTACCGGAAAGAGCTGTTGGCTACTGTGAATCATTATCAACAGAAAAACGAAGTGGAGGTGCCATCCGATGAAAACTAA
- a CDS encoding class I SAM-dependent methyltransferase, producing MKFLRFAAVGMTAQREYVWSGSRSKHNTPIRHPDQARQKAGAWRDLPISARTFSYTHVLNKSFSLRPMHLSKAFFIGDQNLEICMPPPDVIQQAYQHHKSAAYWAQVWPAAIGLCMFLQQHKEYVADQKVLELAAGLGLPGLYAASLAKQVTISDKEALASDYVKQSAEQLQLHNVIANPLDWKDAVTQPLPDVVLLSDVNYEPEVFAELKKVIDHFLQHHIPVIISTPQRLVAKPFVITLLPFVVQQWNGTVTLNDTETDVSVFALKGAYMH from the coding sequence ATGAAATTTCTTCGTTTCGCTGCGGTGGGCATGACGGCACAAAGGGAGTATGTATGGTCCGGATCAAGGTCAAAACACAACACACCCATTCGTCATCCCGACCAAGCCCGCCAAAAAGCGGGCGCGTGGAGGGATCTGCCCATATCCGCCAGAACCTTTTCCTACACGCATGTTCTGAATAAATCCTTTTCTTTGCGGCCTATGCATCTATCAAAGGCTTTTTTCATAGGCGATCAGAACCTGGAAATCTGTATGCCGCCGCCGGATGTCATTCAGCAGGCATACCAGCACCATAAAAGCGCCGCCTATTGGGCGCAGGTATGGCCCGCGGCCATTGGCCTTTGTATGTTCTTACAACAGCATAAAGAATACGTTGCGGATCAAAAGGTGCTGGAACTGGCCGCCGGCCTGGGCCTGCCGGGGTTATACGCAGCCTCCTTGGCCAAACAGGTAACCATCAGCGATAAGGAGGCGCTGGCATCGGATTATGTAAAACAATCGGCGGAACAATTACAGCTGCACAATGTAATCGCCAACCCCTTAGACTGGAAAGATGCGGTTACGCAGCCGTTACCGGATGTAGTGCTGCTCAGCGATGTAAACTATGAGCCGGAAGTATTTGCGGAGCTCAAAAAGGTCATTGATCACTTCCTGCAGCATCATATTCCAGTCATCATTAGCACGCCCCAGCGGCTGGTGGCAAAACCCTTCGTCATCACATTGCTGCCATTTGTTGTGCAGCAATGGAACGGTACGGTAACGCTTAATGATACCGAGACAGATGTAAGTGTTTTTGCGCTTAAGGGAGCGTACATGCATTGA
- a CDS encoding RNA recognition motif domain-containing protein, with amino-acid sequence MNIFVSNLGYSFSTEDLNELFAAYGTVDTARVITDKFTKQSRGFGFVEMPDDAAAAKAVRDLNGSMQDGRPIKVMEARPKEEKSGYSRW; translated from the coding sequence ATGAACATTTTTGTGTCCAATCTTGGGTACAGTTTCAGTACTGAAGACCTGAATGAATTATTTGCAGCCTATGGAACCGTAGACACTGCACGGGTAATTACCGATAAATTTACCAAACAAAGCAGGGGTTTTGGCTTTGTGGAAATGCCGGATGATGCCGCTGCGGCAAAAGCTGTCAGAGACCTGAACGGATCTATGCAGGACGGCCGCCCGATTAAAGTAATGGAAGCCCGTCCCAAGGAAGAAAAGAGCGGCTATTCCCGCTGGTAA
- a CDS encoding DUF4407 domain-containing protein, with protein sequence MKDWWTKTACLLTGWNYQILASCTEASRKQLKKYASAILILVILWSLIGYSFAERYVGAPLWGCMLTAFIFVLIIVQIERQIILTVGKSKWLGWFRLAIALIMAVLGSSILDQIIFKDDIEKKMIQIVDRQVNEQLPERLTIIDKKLQELQTEIDSLDRKTLALHEEVAKKPTIVITSKTTTKVPVPQGNGSITARSQTTVSTTHIPNPKIKETEINEKNLDILRNQKEDYTRRKMEAEGSLRKELKSKQGFLEELNAVIEILKERPVALVFYLMLFCFLIFLELFVVVSKTNDTKSDYDLVVEHQLNQKIKTLTQLTK encoded by the coding sequence ATGAAAGATTGGTGGACAAAGACCGCCTGTTTATTAACAGGATGGAACTACCAGATATTGGCCTCTTGTACCGAAGCCAGCAGGAAGCAGCTGAAAAAGTATGCATCCGCCATTCTGATCCTGGTCATCCTCTGGTCATTGATCGGGTATTCTTTTGCGGAGCGGTACGTAGGCGCCCCTTTGTGGGGCTGTATGCTGACTGCTTTTATTTTTGTATTGATCATTGTTCAGATCGAGCGGCAGATTATTCTCACTGTAGGCAAGAGTAAGTGGCTGGGCTGGTTTCGCCTGGCTATTGCATTGATCATGGCGGTTCTGGGATCCTCTATACTGGACCAGATCATTTTCAAGGATGATATTGAGAAAAAAATGATCCAGATCGTGGACCGGCAGGTAAACGAACAATTGCCCGAACGCTTAACGATCATTGACAAAAAGCTTCAGGAACTTCAGACTGAAATCGATTCCCTGGATAGAAAAACCCTGGCGCTGCACGAAGAAGTAGCAAAAAAACCAACGATAGTCATCACGTCCAAAACCACTACCAAGGTGCCCGTTCCGCAAGGCAATGGAAGCATTACGGCCCGGTCTCAAACAACCGTATCAACGACCCATATTCCCAATCCAAAAATAAAGGAAACAGAAATTAACGAAAAAAACCTGGATATACTCCGGAACCAGAAAGAGGATTATACCCGAAGAAAAATGGAAGCAGAAGGTTCATTAAGGAAGGAACTAAAATCCAAACAGGGTTTCCTGGAGGAGCTCAATGCCGTCATCGAGATATTAAAAGAACGGCCAGTAGCGCTGGTGTTTTATTTAATGCTCTTTTGCTTTTTAATATTCCTGGAATTGTTTGTAGTAGTCAGCAAAACCAACGATACAAAGTCAGACTACGATCTTGTAGTGGAACATCAATTGAATCAAAAAATAAAAACCTTAACCCAGCTGACGAAATAA
- a CDS encoding cold shock domain-containing protein, translating into MGETWNKREREQKKRNAKKQKEERKQERKEHSGKAKGLDDMLAYVDEYGNLSSTPPPERKAVKIDAIPPVVANSRELNAIDDTRKGVITFYDSNKGYGFIKDSATGESIFVHVNAASVQLKEQLKVAFEVQKGPKGMVAVNVTAA; encoded by the coding sequence ATGGGAGAAACCTGGAACAAAAGAGAAAGGGAACAAAAAAAGCGAAACGCTAAAAAGCAAAAAGAAGAAAGAAAGCAGGAACGCAAAGAGCATTCCGGCAAGGCCAAAGGCCTGGATGATATGCTGGCTTATGTAGATGAATACGGCAACCTTTCATCCACACCGCCGCCTGAACGAAAAGCGGTAAAGATCGACGCCATACCTCCGGTAGTTGCCAATAGCCGGGAGCTGAATGCAATTGATGATACCCGGAAAGGGGTGATCACCTTTTACGACAGCAACAAAGGGTACGGATTTATAAAAGACAGCGCCACCGGCGAAAGTATTTTTGTACATGTGAATGCAGCTTCTGTACAACTGAAAGAACAGTTAAAAGTTGCTTTCGAAGTGCAGAAAGGACCCAAAGGCATGGTTGCTGTAAACGTAACAGCTGCATAA
- a CDS encoding chromate resistance protein ChrB domain-containing protein: MKWITRERPKVDRIACPWLIKRFIDPDAEIIYVPFDEVLERAAVLDAIPFDIPGVEYTHYEDKCTFDYFLQKHQLKDPALAAMAAIVRGADTDRHDLASQAAGLWAISAGLNHNIDDDQQLLEAGMVLYDALYSWAKFLQKEKHTQMPVERLLIDVYNKFIRQQSSPKKTPQWVAELKEIIQDQIDTNLTLNNISKSLDINPSYLSREFSRHFDNQSFGDYIRKMRIDKAIELMGDARYSLTEIAYLTGFSDQSHFTRIFKKYTGESPSGYRKKQTKGNESTKP; this comes from the coding sequence ATGAAATGGATTACCCGGGAACGGCCCAAGGTGGACCGCATAGCCTGTCCCTGGCTTATAAAGCGGTTTATTGATCCCGATGCGGAGATCATCTATGTACCCTTTGATGAAGTGCTGGAACGGGCTGCCGTACTGGATGCCATCCCTTTTGATATACCCGGGGTTGAGTATACCCATTACGAGGATAAGTGCACGTTTGATTATTTTTTACAAAAACACCAGTTAAAGGATCCGGCTTTGGCGGCGATGGCAGCCATCGTGCGGGGGGCGGATACGGACCGGCATGATCTGGCCAGCCAGGCCGCCGGGTTATGGGCCATATCTGCCGGGCTCAATCATAATATTGATGACGACCAGCAATTGCTGGAAGCCGGTATGGTGCTCTATGATGCGCTGTACAGCTGGGCAAAATTTCTGCAAAAGGAAAAGCATACGCAAATGCCCGTGGAGCGCCTGCTGATCGATGTATATAATAAGTTTATCCGGCAGCAATCTTCCCCAAAAAAAACACCACAATGGGTGGCGGAATTAAAGGAGATCATCCAGGACCAGATCGACACCAACCTGACCCTGAACAACATCTCAAAATCGCTGGACATTAACCCATCCTACCTGTCGCGGGAGTTTTCCAGGCACTTCGATAACCAGAGCTTTGGCGATTATATACGCAAAATGCGCATCGACAAAGCCATCGAACTGATGGGCGATGCCCGGTATTCACTTACCGAGATCGCCTATCTTACAGGCTTTTCCGATCAAAGCCATTTTACCCGCATCTTTAAAAAGTACACCGGCGAAAGTCCTTCGGGGTACCGGAAAAAACAGACAAAAGGTAATGAATCTACCAAACCGTAA
- a CDS encoding transposase — translation MSNVNMEYLSRAEGWLFVTTLAYFLLNGAQLFETAVLVPKWTAAPPESFRYFKAPYGADLKTFWIIAHSIHEITFILAMVFCWKIEPVRNGLLVLFALHVAMRVWTLAYFAPNIIEFQAIANGKSFTTDLLSRAKQWRNLNYIRVGIFMAISIGLVPLLVKLTGLKNG, via the coding sequence ATGAGTAACGTGAATATGGAATACTTATCAAGAGCCGAGGGTTGGTTATTTGTAACCACCCTGGCCTATTTTTTACTAAACGGCGCACAGCTTTTTGAAACGGCGGTACTGGTTCCTAAATGGACGGCCGCCCCGCCTGAATCCTTCCGGTACTTTAAGGCTCCGTATGGCGCCGATCTTAAAACCTTTTGGATCATCGCTCATTCCATACATGAAATAACCTTTATCCTGGCTATGGTTTTCTGCTGGAAAATAGAGCCTGTAAGGAACGGGCTCCTGGTGTTGTTTGCTTTACATGTGGCCATGCGGGTATGGACCCTTGCTTATTTTGCCCCCAACATCATCGAGTTCCAGGCCATAGCAAACGGCAAATCTTTTACTACAGACTTATTAAGCCGCGCAAAGCAATGGCGGAACCTGAACTATATCCGGGTAGGCATTTTTATGGCGATTTCTATTGGGCTGGTTCCTTTGTTGGTAAAGCTCACCGGTTTAAAGAACGGGTAA
- a CDS encoding thermonuclease family protein, producing MLLTGCSSSPGNAYNSRLQDPAYKVTRVKDGDTIVLMMDGSEQTVRLAHIDCPEKRQPFGNRAKQFVSDRCFGKYVILLQHQQYDRNRRLIAEVILEDGGNLNKELVTNGLAWHFKKYSDDPEYAALEAAARQQHRGLWADAAPIAPWEWRRR from the coding sequence TTGCTTTTAACGGGATGCAGCAGTTCACCCGGCAACGCTTATAACAGCAGGCTGCAGGATCCTGCTTATAAAGTAACCCGGGTCAAAGACGGCGACACTATTGTATTGATGATGGATGGCAGCGAACAGACCGTACGCCTTGCCCATATCGACTGCCCGGAAAAGCGGCAACCCTTTGGAAACCGCGCCAAACAATTCGTTTCCGACCGGTGCTTCGGGAAATACGTTATCCTCCTGCAACATCAACAATATGACCGCAACCGGCGGTTGATTGCGGAGGTGATCCTGGAAGACGGCGGAAACCTGAACAAAGAACTGGTGACAAACGGACTGGCCTGGCACTTTAAAAAATATTCGGATGACCCGGAATATGCGGCATTGGAAGCAGCAGCGCGGCAACAACATAGAGGATTGTGGGCAGATGCCGCCCCTATCGCCCCCTGGGAATGGCGGCGGCGCTAA
- a CDS encoding chromate transporter: MEASYQLKQLVFYFLKLGAIGFGGPVALVGYMHRDLVENRKWIDEEAYREGVALAQLAPGPLAAQLAIYLGYVHYRVCGATLVGLAFVLPSFLMVVALGYAYMAAGGLPWMQALFYGIGAAVIGIIAVSGYKLSKKSLGKSPLLWGIAGILAASTFISEKENIWLILAGGALVWLWKAPPRFLKPLSFFPAILFLFSGVSSNEKLSQLAGYFFKAGAFVFGSGLAIVPFLYGGVVMEYHWLSEQQFLDAVAVAMITPGPVVITVGFIGYLVAGFPGACVAALATFLPCYLFTILPAPYFKKYGKHPAIKAWVDGLTAAAIGAIIGAVLVLAKRQLTDVTAVGIAAITVLLLLRFKKITEPLIIAAAAIAGLLIKSL, encoded by the coding sequence ATGGAAGCAAGCTATCAATTAAAACAGCTGGTATTTTATTTTTTAAAGCTGGGCGCTATTGGCTTTGGCGGACCGGTGGCCCTGGTAGGGTATATGCATCGCGACCTGGTGGAGAACCGCAAGTGGATTGATGAAGAGGCTTACCGGGAAGGGGTAGCGCTGGCGCAGCTCGCGCCCGGTCCGCTGGCCGCACAGCTGGCTATTTATCTGGGCTATGTGCATTACCGGGTTTGCGGTGCCACGCTGGTAGGATTGGCCTTTGTATTGCCCTCGTTCCTGATGGTGGTAGCGCTGGGCTATGCTTATATGGCGGCCGGAGGCCTGCCCTGGATGCAGGCTTTATTCTATGGCATTGGAGCCGCCGTTATCGGAATCATTGCTGTAAGCGGTTATAAGCTGTCCAAAAAAAGCCTGGGAAAGAGTCCGTTATTATGGGGTATTGCCGGGATATTAGCTGCATCAACCTTTATCAGTGAAAAGGAAAATATTTGGCTGATACTGGCTGGCGGTGCCCTGGTTTGGCTTTGGAAAGCACCGCCGCGGTTTTTAAAACCCTTATCTTTTTTCCCGGCAATCCTGTTCCTGTTTTCCGGCGTTTCGTCCAATGAAAAGCTATCCCAGTTGGCCGGGTATTTTTTTAAGGCAGGAGCCTTTGTGTTTGGGAGTGGCCTGGCCATTGTTCCTTTTTTGTATGGGGGTGTGGTAATGGAATACCATTGGCTCAGCGAGCAGCAGTTCCTGGATGCAGTAGCGGTGGCCATGATCACGCCCGGCCCTGTGGTTATTACAGTAGGCTTTATCGGTTATCTGGTGGCGGGTTTCCCCGGTGCCTGTGTGGCGGCGCTGGCCACCTTCCTGCCCTGTTATCTTTTTACCATCCTGCCCGCGCCCTATTTTAAAAAGTACGGGAAACACCCGGCCATTAAGGCCTGGGTAGACGGGCTTACGGCTGCGGCCATCGGTGCCATTATAGGGGCGGTGCTTGTTTTAGCTAAAAGACAGCTTACGGATGTTACCGCCGTTGGTATTGCTGCAATAACGGTACTATTATTGCTGCGGTTTAAAAAAATAACAGAACCGCTCATCATTGCTGCTGCTGCCATTGCAGGGCTGCTTATAAAAAGTCTTTAA
- a CDS encoding HNH endonuclease yields MKTKVYYGEKLFDPRWIEKRKRILHRDNNQCVICGKTGGKLHIHHKQYHFIKRLQKHADPWDYQDSLLTTLCESCHSRGHYRYKVPVKYI; encoded by the coding sequence ATGAAAACTAAGGTTTATTACGGGGAAAAGCTTTTTGATCCCCGCTGGATTGAAAAGCGCAAACGGATCTTGCACCGCGACAATAATCAATGTGTGATCTGCGGCAAGACCGGCGGAAAACTGCATATACACCATAAACAATATCACTTTATCAAACGCTTACAAAAACATGCAGACCCCTGGGATTACCAGGACAGCCTGTTAACTACTTTATGTGAGAGCTGTCACAGCCGCGGACATTATCGCTATAAAGTACCGGTAAAATACATTTAA
- a CDS encoding 3-oxoacyl-ACP synthase III family protein, which produces MKYSSIITGAGAYIPGEIQKNDDFKDHVFYESSGVPVVAGTCVVIDKFKLITGISERRYAPAHINASDMAAAAGWQALTNSGIDPETLDQIVVAHNFGNVTYGTLQSQNVPTLASNVKHILGIHRPECIAYDVLVGCPGWLHAVIQSHAWFTAGMAAKVLLIGTETLSRVLDASDRDSMIFADGAGAIVMEYQPEAPGQPGILGCCAQTHSIEEVDYINMGSSYKQNGSDALFIKMKGRKVYEYALKHVPLAMKACLDKSGIHIREVKKILIHQANEKMDEEIVNRLYGLYDATPPQDVMPMSIQWLGNSSVATIPTLYHLIRSNKVAGHTIADGDIILFASVGAGMNINAVCYRA; this is translated from the coding sequence ATGAAATATTCTTCAATCATTACCGGTGCCGGAGCTTATATACCCGGAGAGATTCAAAAGAATGATGACTTTAAAGACCATGTATTTTACGAATCATCCGGTGTTCCTGTGGTTGCCGGAACCTGTGTGGTTATTGATAAATTTAAACTGATCACTGGTATCAGTGAGCGGCGTTATGCACCGGCACATATCAATGCTTCTGATATGGCAGCGGCGGCAGGGTGGCAGGCATTAACGAATAGCGGCATCGATCCCGAAACACTGGACCAGATTGTGGTTGCACATAATTTTGGAAATGTTACCTACGGTACGCTGCAGTCGCAAAATGTACCAACGCTTGCCAGTAATGTAAAACATATTCTGGGTATTCACCGGCCCGAATGTATTGCTTATGATGTGCTGGTGGGCTGCCCGGGCTGGTTGCACGCAGTGATTCAGTCTCACGCCTGGTTTACCGCAGGCATGGCAGCAAAAGTATTGTTGATCGGTACAGAAACCTTATCTCGTGTTCTTGATGCATCCGACCGGGACAGCATGATCTTTGCAGATGGCGCCGGAGCGATTGTAATGGAATACCAGCCCGAAGCTCCGGGACAACCTGGCATCCTGGGTTGCTGCGCGCAAACGCATAGTATAGAAGAGGTGGATTATATAAATATGGGCAGCAGTTATAAGCAAAACGGCAGCGATGCCCTGTTTATTAAAATGAAGGGCCGGAAAGTGTATGAATATGCTTTAAAGCATGTGCCACTGGCCATGAAAGCATGTCTTGATAAGAGCGGGATCCATATTCGAGAAGTGAAGAAGATCCTGATTCATCAGGCCAACGAGAAAATGGATGAAGAAATTGTAAACCGGCTTTACGGACTGTATGATGCTACGCCGCCGCAGGATGTAATGCCCATGAGCATCCAGTGGCTGGGCAACAGCTCGGTGGCCACTATTCCCACCTTATATCATCTTATACGAAGTAATAAGGTAGCCGGACACACCATTGCTGATGGAGATATCATTCTTTTTGCTTCGGTAGGAGCAGGAATGAATATCAATGCGGTTTGCTACCGGGCCTGA
- a CDS encoding MarR family winged helix-turn-helix transcriptional regulator: protein MEPSATENLSDLGRAISDATILMHEAIARSAGLTGVDHKYLSLILRQGPLTAGELSSLTGLTTGAVTAMIDRLEERKLVSRQLDKTDRRKVLIVANKAKAKKLFEPSNTRLKAEVEKLVSTYSKKEIALIAGYLRASINIMQTFTHELNKKNK, encoded by the coding sequence ATGGAACCGTCAGCAACAGAAAATTTAAGCGATTTAGGAAGAGCGATCTCCGATGCAACCATCCTCATGCATGAGGCCATCGCGCGCAGCGCCGGTCTTACCGGTGTGGATCATAAATACCTCAGCCTGATCCTGCGGCAGGGGCCGCTTACGGCGGGGGAGTTGTCCAGCCTCACCGGGCTTACTACCGGGGCTGTAACCGCCATGATCGACCGGCTGGAGGAACGGAAGCTGGTAAGCCGCCAGCTGGACAAAACCGACCGGCGGAAGGTATTGATCGTTGCCAACAAAGCAAAGGCAAAAAAACTATTCGAACCGTCCAACACCCGGTTGAAAGCGGAAGTAGAAAAACTGGTTTCCACCTACAGCAAGAAGGAGATAGCGTTAATCGCGGGCTATCTCCGTGCGTCGATCAATATCATGCAGACCTTTACCCACGAACTGAATAAAAAAAATAAATAA
- a CDS encoding short-chain dehydrogenase, with protein sequence MDVHAIEKFLASATKNAGAVNIHFKDRSTVTGIFISSRDYEELKAKNFWRVVSSKNLQQWERTRDVNLSRLFSGSGFTRLSAAAK encoded by the coding sequence ATGGATGTACACGCAATCGAAAAATTTTTAGCCTCGGCTACTAAGAACGCAGGGGCCGTAAACATTCACTTTAAAGACCGTTCTACTGTAACCGGCATTTTTATCAGCTCGCGCGATTATGAAGAACTAAAGGCGAAAAATTTTTGGAGGGTAGTGAGTTCAAAAAACCTGCAGCAATGGGAGCGTACGCGGGACGTAAACCTCTCCCGCTTATTTAGCGGATCCGGCTTCACCCGGCTTAGTGCAGCTGCCAAATAA